The stretch of DNA ACAGTTGATCCGGGTCGGTGGCGAGATTACCGAGAGTGGCTTCTTCCCCGAGGGCTGTTCCGTATCGGAATTACTGGATCGCGCCGAAAAAGATGTATTCAAGATCAAGGAGCAGGGTAGTCGTGGACAGGCCGGTTTCGTTGGTATTAATGATCTGCTAAAGAAGGCCGTGGATCGTATCGAGGAATTATTTCATCTCGATGATCCCATCACCGGTGTGTCTACCGGTTTTACTGATTTTGATGACAAAACCGCCGGTCTGCAATCGGCTGATCTGGTGATTGTTGCCGGTCGTCCCTCCATGGGAAAGACCACCTTTGCCATGAATATTGCTGAGAATGCAGCGATCAAGAACAATGTTCCAACGGCTATATTTAGTATGGAAATGCCGGGTGATCAGTTGGCCATGCGTATGATGTCATCACTGGGACGCATTGATCAGCACAAGATTCGTACCGGTAAGCTGGAAGATGATGACTGGCCGCGTCTGTCATCGGCCACCAGTTTGCTGAATAAAGCCCCCTTGTTTATTGATGATACTCCGGCACTTTCTCCCACCGAGATTCGTGCTCGTGCGCGTCGCCTGAAGCGTACACACGGTGATCTTGGGCTAATTATTATTGATTACCTGCAATTGATGCAGGTGCATGGTTCCAAAGAGAATCGTGCCACCGAGATCTCCGAAATCTCCCGTTCGTTGAAGGCGCTGGCAAAGGAACTGGAGGTGCCAGTGGTCGCCTTGTCACAGCTCAATCGTAGTCTGGAGCAACGCCCGAACAAACGTCCGGTGATGTCTGATCTGCGTGAGTCTGGTGCTATTGAGCAGGATGCCGATTTAATCGTCTTTATCTATCGTGATGAGGTTTATAACGAGGATAGTCCTGACAAGGGGACGGCTGAGATCATTATTGGTAAGCAACGAAATGGCCCTATTGGTACCTGTAAACTGACCTTCCTGGGTAAATATACTCGCTTTGAAAATGCCGCCTTTGGTGATTATGGTGAATCCTATTGAGCCGTCCTGTACGTGCTCGTATGGATCTGGCTGCACTGCGCAGTAATCTGGCGCAAGTTCGCCGTCTCGCCCCTGATAGTCAAATTATTGCTGTTATTAAGGCCAATGCCTATGGTCATGGCCTGTTAGCGATAGCCCATGCCCTTACTGATGTTGATGCCCTGGCAGTCGCTTGTGTGGAAGAAGCGAGGCAGTTGCGTGATGCGGGTATAGTCATGCCGATTGTCCTGCTGGAGGGGTTCTTTTCTGCGGATGAATTAACTGAGGTGATTGCTCTGGGGCTGGAGCCAGTGATTCATAATGCAGAACAGCTTGCTGTCTTGACAGCGTTTTCCGCTAGCGGATCTATTGCTATATGGTTAAAGATCGATACGGGTATGCATCGGCTGGGTTTTTCTCCACAGCAGGCAGCAGAGATTCATCAGCAACTGAGCGCAATGGATGTCATTTCCAGTATTCGTTTGTTTTCACACCTCGCCTGTGCCGATGACCGGGGCTCTGGTTATACTCAACAGCAAGGTAGCACCTTTCAAACTGTACTTAATGAGATCGGAGGTGAGGCCTCATTGGCCAATTCAGCAGCCATTATGGCATGGCCAGATTTACATTATGACTGGGTGCGTCCAGGTTTAATGTTGTACGGGATATCACCTTTACTGGATGGCTGTGCGGTGGATGATGGCTTGCGACCGGTTATGCACCTGACTACCCAGTTGATTGCCGTGCATCAATTCAAACGGGGAGACCGTGTGGGTTATGGCGGTGACTGGGAGTGTCCGCAGGATATGACGGTAGGAATTGCGGCGATTGGTTATGGCGATGGTTATCCACGCCATGCGCCGACCGGTACACCGATATTGGTGGATCAGCAACGGACACAATTGCTGGGTCGGGTATCAATGGATATGATTGCAGTGGATCTACGTGGTCTGTCGGTGACGGTGGGGGCTGAGGTGACGCTTTGGGGTAAGGGTCTGCCGGTTGAAGAGATAGCGGCCTGTGCAATGACGATCCCCTATGAGCTGGTTTGTGGGTTGGCGGGGCGGGTAGCGGTTGAGTATGTGGGTGGAGATATGAAATCGAGATGTGAATCCGAGATATGAATGACCCCTTTCTATCAGAGACGCGCCGTGAATACATCCATGTAGGCTCCACGCCCGCGTCCATGCGGGCAAGGGTCTCTGATAGAAAGGAGCCATCCCTATCTCTTGTGTTATTTCAGTGGGTTACAGTATTGGATGGGTGTGTTGATGTCGGCAAAGAATAAATCAGTCTATATCTGTAGTGCCTGTGGGGTAAGTTCACCCAAGTGGGCGGGGCAATGTACGGATTGTGGGGGCTGGAATACGCTGGAGGAGACGGTGGCTGAGGGGGCTCCGGTATCGACGCGTCTGGCGGGTTATGCGGGCAAGAGTGATGGCCGGGTGGTGTTGTTATCCAAGGTTGTCGCGGGTAAGGATATTCGTATCTCAATGGGGATGGATGAGCTGGATCGGGTGCTGGGCGGTGGTCTGGTGGCGGGCTCTGTGATCCTGTTGGGGGGTGACCCTGGTATTGGTAAGTCGACATTGTTATTGCAGGCGATGGCGGGTCTGGGGGGGCGTTTGAAGACCTTGTATGTGAGTGGTGAGGAATCGCCTGAGCAGGTGTCTCTGAGTGCGCAACGCATGGGGCTTGATGCGGACGGTATTCATCTGCTGGCGGAGACTCGGGTTGAACGTA from Gammaproteobacteria bacterium encodes:
- the alr gene encoding alanine racemase, whose product is MSRPVRARMDLAALRSNLAQVRRLAPDSQIIAVIKANAYGHGLLAIAHALTDVDALAVACVEEARQLRDAGIVMPIVLLEGFFSADELTEVIALGLEPVIHNAEQLAVLTAFSASGSIAIWLKIDTGMHRLGFSPQQAAEIHQQLSAMDVISSIRLFSHLACADDRGSGYTQQQGSTFQTVLNEIGGEASLANSAAIMAWPDLHYDWVRPGLMLYGISPLLDGCAVDDGLRPVMHLTTQLIAVHQFKRGDRVGYGGDWECPQDMTVGIAAIGYGDGYPRHAPTGTPILVDQQRTQLLGRVSMDMIAVDLRGLSVTVGAEVTLWGKGLPVEEIAACAMTIPYELVCGLAGRVAVEYVGGDMKSRCESEI
- the dnaB gene encoding replicative DNA helicase, whose product is MDLGVTHADTLKVPPHNIAAEQAVLGGLLLDNEAWDRIADRISEDDFYRKDHRLIFNAIAVLASQSMACDVVTLSGELEKHQQLDEIGGLAALALLAKSTPSAANIKHYADLVREQSVLRQLIRVGGEITESGFFPEGCSVSELLDRAEKDVFKIKEQGSRGQAGFVGINDLLKKAVDRIEELFHLDDPITGVSTGFTDFDDKTAGLQSADLVIVAGRPSMGKTTFAMNIAENAAIKNNVPTAIFSMEMPGDQLAMRMMSSLGRIDQHKIRTGKLEDDDWPRLSSATSLLNKAPLFIDDTPALSPTEIRARARRLKRTHGDLGLIIIDYLQLMQVHGSKENRATEISEISRSLKALAKELEVPVVALSQLNRSLEQRPNKRPVMSDLRESGAIEQDADLIVFIYRDEVYNEDSPDKGTAEIIIGKQRNGPIGTCKLTFLGKYTRFENAAFGDYGESY